In a single window of the Hypomesus transpacificus isolate Combined female unplaced genomic scaffold, fHypTra1 scaffold_199, whole genome shotgun sequence genome:
- the tdrd7b gene encoding LOW QUALITY PROTEIN: tudor domain-containing protein 7B (The sequence of the model RefSeq protein was modified relative to this genomic sequence to represent the inferred CDS: inserted 2 bases in 1 codon) codes for PPPSCSPGPPAPPASLSPDLEQKLGELLLKYSNGLWAHALPKLFQDTYKTTLPNHVLQNLALLSHICSVDYPMPDNPKRAILYRRARGGSGGGGGGGGGGREDEKPNCTGEEERREEVGRRLRHQAAPPLHIPREEYPSVLVVEAGSTNAVILRYIGEGYSQAQETLEDEMREFYRQDNQRRPLTSPASGQLAAVRAEEEEEILRAQVTEVMADKVKVYYVDHGFSEVISKGKVLELHEKFFQLPLQATRCKLAGLEPFCQEPAVLKKFEAMASGRILLAEILEREQTPLVVLYDTSQDDDVNINATCMKALQDRTLASPLQVNSAYMNVTVSSVCSDGTIYCQLRSRGLTKLTDILNRAEAYFHSQVTSEFLVARPFCGKACLARYKGKWSRVEITNLHGSRVLDILFVDLGVQASVEVFELREIPPPFLKDLVTIPPQAVKCCLSDLVVSVGSWTPEAVQWLRDAVLNSTDCSMKIAKMDDSKRCAHVHLFPDKNYHDPSRSLNHKLATSDLFKHHRDVFLSSHTLPPPSPATPPAPTXTTSTPRTTTTTNGTTPSSTSKLRRAHSGSGPNPSRGTPPRPRSPPRLPALLELPQVGQNLDIYVSVACHPGHFVLQPWRDMYKLVILMGEMILYYNKTDEKPVRAEKNQVYAAKVENNWHRVLVKGVLTNGLVSVYELDYGKHELVDVAKLRPLIKEFRQLPFQGITAQLAGVKQRQWSEAASIVFRNHVEKKPLVAQLEVVQEAEQPWDRKLTVFLVDTSQEERDVWVHDIMAEFATEP; via the exons cccccgccctcctgctcccccggtccccccgccccccccgcctccctctccccagaccTGGAGCAGAAGCTGGGGGAGCTCCTGCTGAAGTACAGTAACGGGCTCTGGGCCCACGCCCTGCCCAAGCTCTTCCAGGACACCTACAAGACCACGCTGCCCAATCACGTCCTCCAGAACCTGGCTCTCCTCTCCCACATCTGCTCCGTGGACTACCCCATGCCCGACAACCCCAAGAGGGCCATCCTGTACCGGCGAGCGCGGGGAggcagcggaggaggaggaggaggaggaggaggaggaagggaggatgagAAGCCTAACTGTAcgggcgaggaggagaggagggaggaggtggggaggaggctgaggcACCAGGCAGCACCTCCTCTCCACATCCCCAGGGAGGAGTACCCCTctgtgctggtggtggaggCCGGCAGCACCAACGCAGTCATCCTCCG ctACATCGGTGAGGGTTACTCCCAGGCCCAGGAGACCCTGGAGGACGAGATGAGGGAGTTCTATCGCCAGGACAACCAGCGTCGACCTTTGACCTCCCCGGCCTCGGGCCAGCTGGCAGCCGtcagggctgaggaggaggaggagatcctGCGAGCACAGGTCACAGAGGTCATGGCCGACAAGGTCAAG GTGTACTATGTGGATCATGGCTTCTCGGAGGTCATCAGCAAAGGAAAAGTGTTGGAGCTGCATGAGAAGTTTTTCCAGCTGCCCCTCCAAGCGACCAGGTGTAAACTGGCAG gcctAGAGCCTTTCTGCCAGGAGCCCGCCGTTCTGAAGAAGTTCGAAGCCATGGCCAGCGGGAGGATCCTATTGGCTGAGATCCTGGAGAGGGAGCAGACCCCATTAGTGGTCCTGTACGACACGTCGCAGGATGATGATGTCAACATCAACGCCACGTGCATGAAAGCTCTGCAGGACAGGACCCTGGCCAGCCCCCTGCAG GTCAACAGTGCCTACATGAATGTGACAGTGAGTAGCGTGTGTTCAGATGGAACCATCTACTGCCAGCTGCGCTCCAGAGGACTGACTAAACTGACGGACATCCTGAACAGGGCGGAGGCCTACTTCCACTCccag GTGACCTCAGAGTTCCTGGTGGCGAGGCCCTTCTGTGGGAAGGCCTGTCTGGCCAGGTACAAGGGCAAATGGTCTCGTGTGGAG atcACTAACCTGCATGGTAGCCGTGTGCTGgacatcctgtttgtggaccTGGGGGTGCAGGCGTCTGTGGAGGTGTTTGAGCTGAGAGagatcccccctcccttcctgaaAGACCTCGTCACCATCCCCCCACAG gctgtgaagtgctgtctgtctgacctggtgGTGTCTGTGGGCTCCTGGACCCCTGAAGCCGTGCAGTGGCTACGAGACGCCGTGCTCAACTCTACTGACTGCAGCAtgaag aTCGCCAAGATGGACGACAGCAAGCGTTGCGCCCACGTCCACCTGTTCCCCGACAAGAACTACCACGACCCCTCACGCAGCCTCAACCACAAGCTGGCCACCTCCGACCTCTTCAAACACCACCGAGACGTCTTCCTCTCCAGCCAcaccctcccgcccccctcccccgccaccccccctgcccccac cacaACCTCCACGCCCaggaccaccaccaccaccaacggCACCACCCCATCCTCCACCTCCAAGCTCCGCAGGGCCCACTCCGGCTCGGGGCCCAACCCCAGCAGAGGCACCCCTCCCCGGCCACGCTCCCCTCCCCGGCTCCCTGCCCTCCTGGAGCTCCCCCAGGTGGGTCAGAACCTGGACATCTACGTGTCGGTGGCCTGTCACCCGGGCCACTTTGTGCTGCAGCCCTGGAGGGACATGTACAAGCTGGTGATCCTGATGGGGGAGATGATCCTGTACTACAACAAGACGGACGAGAAGCCAGTCAGGGCGGAGAAGAACCAGGTGTACGCTGCCAAGGTGGAGAACaa CTGGCACCGGGTGCTGGTGAAGGGCGTGCTGACCAACGGGCTGGTGTCTGTGTACGAGCTGGACTACGGCAAGCATGAGCTGGTGGACGTGgccaagctccgccccctcatcAAGGAGTTCCGACAACTGCCCTTCCAGGGCATCACCGCTCAGCTCGCAG gggtGAAGCAGAGGCAGTGGTCGGAGGCGGCCTCCATCGTGTTCCGGAACCACGTGGAGAAGAAGCCCCTGGTGgcccagctggaggtggtgcaggAAGCGGAGCAGCCCTGGGACAGGAAGCTGACCGTGTTCCTGGTGGACACCTCGCAGGAGGAGCGCGACGTCTGGGTCCACGACATCATGGCCGAGTTTGCCACTGAGCcgtag
- the si:cabz01076231.1 gene encoding calcium-binding protein 2 produces MSKTASTSSAASAASAASTDGKDGAPKSRKGSSSSSETPKKVKAKKTSETQMNKVYTSLLSTVFGAERELAQAELDELAEAFKLFEQGDGYLNYKDVAECMRTMGYMPTEMELLEIVQQIKMRMGGLMDFDDFCELMGPRMMSETADMLGLKELKSAFQQFDTDGDGKITQDEMKEAVKSLLGEKLKKGELEEILKEMDINGDGDVDFDEFVMMLSIR; encoded by the exons ATGTCCAAAaccgcctccacctcctctgctgcctctgctgcctctgctgcctccacaGACGG CAAAGATGGCGCCCCCAAGTCCCGGAAGGGCTCGTCGTCCAGCTCTGAGACCCCCAAGAAGGTGAAGGCCAAGAAGACGAGCGAGACCCAGATGAACAAGGTGTACACCAGCCTGCTCAGCACCGTGTTCGGAGCG GAGAGGGAGCTGGCCCAGGCAGAGTTGGACG AACTGGCGGAGGCCTTCAAGCTGTTTGAGCAAGGGGACGGCTACCTGAACTACAAGGATGTGGCAGAGTGCATGAGGACCATGGGGTACATGCCCACGGAGATGGAGCTGCTGGAGATAGTGCAGCAGATCAAGATGAGGA TGGGCGGTCTGATGGACTTCGATGACTTCTGTGAGCTGATGGGTCCAAGGATGATGTCAGAGACGGCCGACATGTTGGGACTCAAGGAGCTGAAATCTGCCTTCCAACAG tTTGACACGGACGGAGACGGGAAGATCACCCAGGATGAGATGAAGGAGGCGGTGAAGTCCCTGCTGGGGGAGAAGCTGAAAAAGGGCGAgctggaggagatcctgaaggaGATGGACATCAATGGAGATGGAGATGTGGACTTTGATG AGTTCGTGATGATGCTCTCTATCCGGTAG
- the LOC124489701 gene encoding uncharacterized protein LOC124489701 — MSSLEKCVTCGGPFSPLKWSGVRCKVCNQSWHKKCYIKHNVDVTELLQVVCTEQSSSEVASSEEEYVPDSIDDSNSSWDDRSEPLEISHKQVQNCEVSTSKSASKKKRHHQGSFVQEDRESISKDAESVPEDMISTTQLEVSRVTAKVGNADAEGIMVDDGADATAENVSNTSALLRNRTYCYICGKIQTKFTRHLKTHEKTHADVAQVLSLPKRSKKRMKMLLKLRNKGNHSHNSEVLVSGVGSLKLRRTSKKKYNAKDYIHCIYCQALYLRRDLWRHVRQCSSKPVEATSETGRNKVLSLASMNESSLCQQISPGVWNILAVMKDDETTSTVRSDFSILQLAQSFFNKYGQDPTKHQYIRQQLRETGRLLLTLRKEFSIHTLEDAVRPANFDVVIKAVKKVSGYDEEKHCFRTPSLALKLGHSLQKVSDILYCRALMAEDSTLIKSTQSFKTLYSTKWSELISHTALTTLNERKFNKPSTLPFTEDVQRLHRHLEKTTEQALKDLEHHSSSKSYSELCKATMANVILFNRRRGGEISKMPMNGFLERDTSPLHKDVAFGLTEFELHLCQHFSRVELRGKRGRKVAVLLSPDMVNAITRLVEKRKDCGVLDENLFLFARPHCLTPYRGQDCLRLYASECGAENPELLRSTQLRKHVATLSQILNLKNHELDQVANFLGHDIRVHREYYRLPEATTQLAKISKLLLAMEKGSLRNLQGKTLDEIEIEDNLQLSEVDAESEVDAESEVDAESEVDAESEVDAEREVDAEREVDAEREVDAESEVDEGNLTYPQTGCAELLMVGQPVEEPAPLSQG, encoded by the exons ATGTCAAGTTTAGAAAAATGTGTTACATGTGGAGGACCTTTTTCTCCTCTGAAATGGAGTGGTGTGAGATGTAAAG TTTGCAATCAGTCCTGGCACAAAAAGTGTTATATTAAACACAATGTGGACGTCACTGAACTTCTGCAAGTG GTCTGTACAGAACAAAGTTCAAGTGAGGTGGCATCATCAGAAGAGGAGTATGTTCCTGATTCCATAGATGATTCAAACAGCTCGTGGGATGACAGATCAGAGCCTTTAGAAATCAGTCACAAACAAGTACAGAATTGTGAGGTCTCCACCAGCAAGTCTGCTTCCAAAAAGAAAAGACACCACCAAGGAAGTTTtgtacaggaagacagagagtcAATTTCTAAAGATGCAGAATCAGTACCTGAAGATATGATCAGCACAACTCAGCTTGAAGTATCAAGAGTTACTGCCAAAGTAGGAAACGCTGATGCCGAAGGCATTATGGTTGATGATGGTGCTGATGCTACAGCGGAAAATGTCTCAAATACATCAGCCTTGCTCAGAAATAGAACTTACTGCTACATTTGTGGAAAGATACAGACAAAGTTTACACGTCACTTAAAAACTCATGAGAAAACACATGCAGATGTTGCTCAAGTTTTAAGTCTTCCCAAGAGGTCCAAAAAACGTATGAAAATGCTTTTAAAGCTTCGCAACAAGGGAAACCACAGTCATAACTCAGAGGTCTTGGTGAGTGGAGTTGGATCACTAAAACTAAGACGCACATCAAAGAAAAAGTACAATGCAAAAGACTACATTCACTGCATCTACTGCCAGGCATTATATCTCCGGCGAGATCTGTGGCGACATGTTCGACAATGTTCTTCAAAACCAGTAGAAGCTACTTCAGAGACTGGAAGAAATAAAGTTTTGTCTTTGGCCTCTATGAATGAGTCATCACTGTGTCAGCAGATATCACCAGGTGTTTGGAACATATTAGCTGTTATGAAAGATGATGAGACAACTTCTACTGTGCGAAGTGACTTCTCCATTCTTCAGCTGGCCCAATCATTCTTCAACAAATATGGACAGGATCCCACCAAACATCAGTACATTCGCCAGCAACTCAGAGAGACTGGAAGACTTCTGCTTACGCTTCGCAAGGAATTCTCAATACATACTCTTGAGGATGCTGTGAGACCTGCAAATTTTGATGTGGTCATCAAAGCGGTCAAGAAAGTATCTGGGTATGATGAAGAAAAGCACTGCTTCCGTACTCCATCCCTTGCTCTAAAGTTAGGTCACTCACTACAGAAAGTCAGTGATATTTTATATTGCAGAGCACTCATGGCAGAAGACAGTACGCTGATAAAGTCAACCCAGAGTTTCAAAACTCTCTATTCTACAAAGTGGTCTGAACTCATCTCTCACACCGCTTTAACTACGCTGAACGAGCGGAAGTTTAACAAGCCTTCCACTCTTCCTTTCACAGAAGATGTTCAACGTCTTCACAGACATCTTGAGAAGACTACAGAACAAGCATTGAAAGACTTGGAACACCATAGTTCATCAAAATCATACAGTGAACTGTGTAAAGCCACCATGGCAAACGTAATACTTTTTaacaggagaagagggggagaaattTCAAAGATGCCGATGAATGGCTTtttggagagagacacaagtcCCTTGCATAAGGACGTCGCATTTGGACTGACAGAATTTGAACTTCACCTTTGTCAACACTTTAGTCGTGTTGAATTAAGGGGTAAAAGAGGCCGGAAAGTTGCAGTGTTACTTTCACCAGACATGGTGAATGCCATAACACGCCtagtagaaaaaagaaaagactgTGGTGTTCTGGACGAAAACCTGTTCCTTTTTGCCAGACCTCATTGTCTGACCCCCTACAGAGGACAGGACTGTTTGAGGCTTTATGCCAGTGAATGTGGGGCCGAAAACCCTGAGCTCCTCAGGTCAACACAATTACGCAAACATGTTGCAACTTTGTCTCAGATCTTGAACCTCAAGAATCACGAATTGGACCAAGTTGCTAACTTCCTTGGCCACGATATTCGCGTTCATCGTGAATATTACAGACTTCCTGAGGCTACTACCCAGCTGGCCAAAATATCCAAACTGCTCCTTGCCATGGAGAAAGGGTCTCTCAGAAACCTTCAAGGCAAAACACTTGACGAGATAGAAATTGAAG acAACCTACAGTTgagtgaggtcgatgctgagagtgaggtcgatgctgagagtgaggtcgatgctgagagtgaggtcgatgctgagagtgaggtcgatgctgagcgtgaggtcgatgctgagcgtgaggtcgatgctgagcgtgaggtcgatgctgagagtGAGGTTGATGAAGGAAATCTCACATATCCACAGACTG gTTGTGCAGAACTGTTGATGGTCGGGCAACCTGTCGAGGAACCTGCGCCATTATCACAAGGTTAA